One genomic window of Paenibacillus xylanilyticus includes the following:
- a CDS encoding AraC family transcriptional regulator: MSSTYLPPALGESVHEVFYPDVQTTVNLFAIHLRSVGGDWNYPAHEHPQYELNYVTEGVQLMSVNGQMYTQKAGELLLIPPGSVHSSQSQDGQGFTYFCMHFDIDDQLFLSLLARIKQTLFHANNPVTMKIEPVLSKLMNSANEESSPNTMVQRMQLQSAVFELFGHLWEAVSQEAAHLFSEGYERIELAHQIRNRLQGLVNQQFKQGNETDSHYGIDDIAAELGISSSHCNRVFKQVFGQSPRVALSEMVLHEAKVLLGNPKLSVQSIAAMLGYKDIAHFSRQFKRWSGMSPSRFRQEQPAVQ; encoded by the coding sequence ATGTCTTCTACTTACTTGCCTCCCGCTCTGGGTGAAAGTGTACATGAGGTCTTCTACCCGGATGTCCAGACCACCGTCAATCTTTTTGCCATTCATCTGCGGAGTGTTGGTGGGGACTGGAATTATCCGGCACATGAACACCCCCAGTACGAGCTAAACTATGTGACAGAAGGTGTACAGCTCATGTCGGTGAACGGACAAATGTATACACAAAAGGCTGGCGAACTGCTCCTCATTCCTCCAGGAAGCGTTCATTCCAGCCAGAGCCAGGACGGTCAGGGATTTACCTATTTTTGCATGCACTTTGATATCGATGATCAGTTGTTCCTCTCCTTGCTTGCCCGAATCAAGCAGACCCTCTTCCATGCAAACAATCCGGTTACAATGAAAATTGAGCCGGTTTTGAGCAAATTAATGAATTCTGCAAATGAAGAATCGAGCCCGAATACAATGGTTCAGCGCATGCAGCTGCAATCCGCTGTATTTGAATTATTCGGGCATTTGTGGGAAGCCGTCTCTCAAGAGGCAGCGCATCTGTTCTCCGAAGGCTATGAACGGATTGAGCTTGCTCATCAGATCCGGAATCGACTGCAAGGGCTGGTAAACCAGCAGTTTAAGCAAGGCAATGAAACCGACAGCCACTATGGAATTGATGACATTGCTGCTGAACTGGGGATAAGCTCCTCTCATTGTAACCGTGTGTTCAAGCAGGTATTTGGTCAGTCTCCGCGCGTAGCGCTCTCCGAGATGGTTTTGCACGAAGCGAAGGTTCTGCTTGGTAATCCGAAACTATCCGTTCAAAGTATCGCAGCAATGCTCGGTTACAAGGATATTGCTCACTTTAGCCGTCAATTCAAGCGTTGGTCAGGCATGTCACCGTCTCGATTCCGACAGGAACAGCCTGCTGTACAGTGA
- a CDS encoding glycoside hydrolase family 52 protein, with the protein MSTSKSIFYNAHHSPIGAFASFTLGYKGAKGGLGLELGKPADQNIYIGLQSRDGEHYEALPFFEATEDESVRYDVEKLDNAENGIEEGAESQVQSQSHTSTRSKRPLIAAFRDEEITREFKSGTDTWTAGDLTFRIYSPVRPVPEPKQGDLEQLKDALVPAVLVEMTIDNTQGQQSRRAYFGYQGNDPYSAMRMIGGPEGGKLTGVGQGRLTAIMSSDDGLYPALGFTLDKILQEKHVENLAFGLGRTAALLMEVPAGEKRTYQFAVCFYRGGIVTSGLDTTYWYTRYFADIQEAGQYALDRFDTLTASCEEAEQRLGTSSLSDDQAFMLAHSIHSYYASTQLLDADGEPFWIVNEGEYRMMNTLDLTADQLYFELALNPWTVRNELEWFVKRYSYTDQVRFPGEDQLYPGGLTFTHDIGVANVFSRPGHSAYELVGIDDCFSQMSHEELVNWLCCATVYIEQTKDQEFVKQMLPVIQDCFESMLNRDHPDEDQRNGLMGLDSSRTKGGAEITTYDSLDVSLGQSRNNIYLAGKCWAVYVALEKLFAAEKLSDLSLQAGRQADRCAASVAAQLTEGGYIPAVIAENNDSRIIPAIEGLVFPYFTGCEGALDVHGRFGSYLQALRTHLKTVLVPGTCLFEDGGWKLSSTSNNSWLSKIYLSQFITREILGMEWDESGQASDAAHVNWLLHPEESYWCWSDQILSGVAVGSKYYPRGVTSILWLLEGKGTRLEQIYASKEAVR; encoded by the coding sequence ATGAGCACATCCAAATCGATCTTTTATAACGCCCACCACTCACCGATCGGGGCTTTTGCAAGTTTTACACTTGGATACAAAGGTGCCAAGGGCGGACTCGGCCTGGAGCTGGGGAAACCTGCAGACCAAAATATATATATAGGATTACAATCTCGTGATGGCGAACATTATGAGGCACTGCCTTTTTTTGAAGCGACCGAGGATGAGAGTGTTCGCTACGATGTTGAGAAGCTGGACAATGCAGAAAACGGAATAGAAGAGGGAGCCGAATCACAGGTACAATCCCAGTCACATACTTCAACTCGATCGAAGCGTCCGCTCATAGCAGCATTTCGTGATGAAGAAATCACACGTGAATTCAAGTCCGGTACAGACACCTGGACAGCAGGAGATCTGACTTTCCGGATCTATTCACCCGTTCGTCCTGTACCTGAACCGAAGCAAGGGGATCTTGAACAATTAAAGGATGCTCTGGTTCCAGCGGTTCTCGTGGAGATGACGATTGATAACACGCAAGGACAGCAGTCACGAAGAGCTTATTTCGGATATCAGGGTAATGATCCGTATTCGGCAATGCGTATGATCGGTGGACCCGAGGGCGGAAAGCTCACAGGTGTTGGACAAGGACGGCTTACAGCGATTATGTCCTCAGATGATGGACTGTACCCTGCACTTGGGTTCACATTAGATAAAATCCTGCAGGAAAAACATGTGGAAAATTTGGCTTTTGGATTAGGTCGCACTGCGGCATTGCTAATGGAAGTCCCTGCTGGAGAGAAACGTACATATCAGTTCGCCGTTTGTTTTTACCGCGGTGGCATCGTCACTTCCGGTTTGGATACGACGTATTGGTATACCCGATATTTCGCGGATATCCAGGAAGCTGGGCAGTATGCCCTGGATCGTTTCGACACATTGACAGCATCTTGCGAGGAAGCTGAACAGCGTCTGGGTACCAGCTCTCTGTCGGATGATCAGGCATTTATGCTCGCCCATTCCATTCATAGTTATTATGCAAGCACGCAGCTGCTGGATGCAGATGGAGAACCGTTCTGGATTGTCAATGAAGGTGAGTATCGGATGATGAACACCCTTGATCTCACAGCAGATCAGTTGTATTTTGAACTTGCCCTGAACCCTTGGACCGTGCGCAACGAGCTCGAGTGGTTTGTGAAACGTTACAGCTATACTGATCAGGTTCGCTTCCCCGGGGAAGATCAATTGTATCCAGGCGGCTTGACCTTCACCCATGATATTGGTGTGGCGAATGTGTTCTCCCGTCCAGGACATTCTGCCTATGAGTTAGTAGGAATAGATGATTGCTTTTCCCAGATGAGTCATGAAGAGCTTGTGAACTGGCTGTGCTGTGCAACCGTCTACATTGAACAAACCAAGGATCAGGAATTTGTGAAGCAGATGCTTCCTGTAATTCAGGATTGCTTCGAAAGCATGCTTAACCGGGATCACCCGGATGAAGATCAGCGTAACGGACTCATGGGACTGGATAGCAGCCGCACGAAGGGCGGAGCGGAAATTACGACTTATGACAGCCTTGATGTGTCACTCGGTCAATCCCGTAACAATATTTATCTGGCAGGGAAATGCTGGGCTGTATATGTGGCTCTTGAAAAGCTGTTTGCCGCGGAGAAACTCTCGGATTTATCCCTTCAGGCCGGACGTCAGGCTGATCGCTGTGCCGCGAGTGTTGCAGCCCAGTTGACGGAAGGAGGCTACATCCCGGCTGTTATTGCCGAGAATAATGATTCCCGTATCATCCCGGCTATAGAGGGGCTGGTATTCCCTTACTTTACAGGCTGTGAAGGTGCACTGGATGTTCACGGCCGGTTTGGTTCTTACCTACAGGCACTTCGAACCCATTTGAAGACCGTTCTAGTACCAGGTACTTGTCTATTCGAAGATGGGGGATGGAAGCTGTCCTCGACAAGCAATAACTCATGGTTAAGCAAAATCTATCTGTCCCAGTTTATCACTAGAGAAATACTGGGCATGGAATGGGATGAATCAGGGCAGGCATCCGATGCCGCGCATGTGAACTGGCTGCTGCATCCCGAAGAGTCTTACTGGTGCTGGAGTGACCAGATCCTGTCGGGGGTTGCCGTAGGCAGCAAATATTACCCACGCGGAGTAACATCCATCCTTTGGCTGCTGGAAGGCAAAGGTACTCGTTTGGAACAGATCTATGCTAGCAAGGAGGCGGTACGATGA
- a CDS encoding alpha-glucuronidase family glycosyl hydrolase, with protein MNRSIVQQNLAGPQYDAWLGYLSGEYSRKGAISQAVPAWAKRINTIEKHEVIATALEELTQGLERLFGEKPTTVLSGIDLADKLASQDPGIWMGTWAGNSLLADTFSESERTAVQGEGFVIREDEELGRLFIGAETPQGVLYGTFHLLRELVLAQGSSSEADTSPNKWSHVIEQPRNALRMINQWDNVDGSIERGYAGKSIFYENGEFTQDNVRIRDYARLLASTGINAISINNVNVHQRETLFLTERFLSDVARVASAFRAYGIRLYLSANYASPMEIGGLLTADPLDEQVREWWNIQTAKVYAAIPDFGGYLIKADSENRPGPFTYNRDHADGANMLAEALRPFGGLVIWRCFVYNCKQDWRDRSTDRARAAYDHFKPLDGRFADNVILQIKNGPMDFQVREAVSPLFGAMDKTNQVLEFQITQEYTGQQRHLCYLIPQWKEVLDFDTYAKGQGSEVKRIADGSLYNRPHSGFAAVSNIGADACWTGHPLAQANLYGYGRLAWNPELSSEEIADEWVRLTFGHDEEVVRLISGMLLDSLDIYENYTAPLGVGWMVNPDHHYGPNVDGYEYSKWGTYHFADCKGIGVDRTVQSGTGYTSQYHTENADRYENITTCPDELLLFFHHVPYKHVLHSGKTVIQHIYDTHFKGAEQAQALAETWRQLEGKVDPEIFETVAQRQDNQAEHAKEWRDMINTYFYRKSGIEDEQGRTIY; from the coding sequence ATGAATCGTTCAATCGTTCAACAAAACTTGGCTGGCCCGCAGTATGATGCGTGGCTTGGATATCTCTCTGGTGAATACAGTCGTAAGGGTGCCATAAGTCAGGCTGTTCCTGCTTGGGCGAAACGAATAAATACAATCGAGAAACATGAAGTAATTGCTACAGCTCTGGAGGAGCTTACACAAGGACTGGAGAGATTGTTCGGTGAGAAACCAACAACAGTCTTATCCGGTATCGACCTTGCGGATAAACTGGCTTCCCAAGATCCTGGGATCTGGATGGGTACGTGGGCAGGCAATTCACTTCTTGCAGACACGTTCAGCGAGAGTGAACGTACCGCTGTTCAAGGTGAAGGCTTCGTCATCCGTGAAGACGAGGAGCTAGGCAGACTCTTTATTGGTGCAGAGACACCTCAAGGTGTACTGTATGGTACATTCCATTTGCTCAGAGAGCTGGTACTGGCACAGGGGAGTTCAAGTGAGGCGGATACATCTCCGAATAAATGGAGTCATGTGATTGAGCAGCCACGGAATGCGCTGCGGATGATTAATCAATGGGATAACGTGGACGGAAGCATTGAACGCGGATATGCCGGTAAATCCATCTTTTATGAAAATGGAGAATTCACGCAAGATAACGTACGCATTCGGGATTATGCACGATTGCTCGCTTCGACTGGTATTAATGCCATTTCCATTAACAATGTCAACGTGCACCAGCGCGAAACATTGTTTCTGACAGAACGCTTTCTGAGTGATGTAGCTCGTGTGGCCTCTGCATTCAGAGCGTATGGTATTCGACTATACTTAAGCGCCAACTATGCAAGTCCAATGGAGATCGGTGGATTGCTTACCGCAGATCCACTGGATGAACAAGTACGAGAATGGTGGAACATTCAGACTGCCAAAGTGTATGCGGCCATCCCTGACTTTGGCGGATACCTGATCAAAGCGGATTCCGAAAATCGCCCAGGTCCATTCACTTACAATCGGGATCACGCAGACGGGGCGAACATGCTAGCTGAAGCACTTCGTCCATTTGGTGGATTGGTTATTTGGCGCTGTTTCGTCTACAACTGCAAGCAGGACTGGCGTGATCGATCCACAGACCGTGCACGTGCTGCTTATGACCACTTTAAGCCTTTGGATGGTAGATTTGCAGATAATGTCATTTTGCAGATCAAAAATGGTCCGATGGATTTTCAGGTCAGGGAGGCGGTATCTCCGCTCTTCGGAGCGATGGATAAAACCAATCAGGTACTCGAATTTCAGATTACACAGGAATATACAGGTCAGCAGCGGCATTTGTGTTACCTGATTCCACAGTGGAAAGAAGTATTGGATTTCGACACTTATGCGAAGGGACAAGGATCGGAAGTTAAACGTATTGCGGACGGTTCCCTGTACAACAGACCTCATAGCGGTTTTGCCGCTGTTTCGAATATTGGTGCAGATGCTTGCTGGACAGGACATCCACTCGCTCAGGCCAATTTGTACGGTTATGGCAGACTCGCCTGGAATCCCGAACTGTCTTCCGAAGAGATTGCGGACGAATGGGTGAGACTCACGTTTGGGCACGACGAAGAGGTTGTTCGTCTGATCTCTGGCATGCTTCTGGACTCTCTCGACATCTATGAAAATTATACGGCGCCGCTCGGGGTAGGCTGGATGGTTAATCCGGATCATCATTATGGCCCCAATGTGGACGGGTATGAATATTCCAAGTGGGGAACGTATCACTTCGCAGATTGCAAGGGCATTGGAGTAGATCGGACCGTACAGAGCGGTACAGGTTATACATCGCAGTATCATACGGAAAATGCAGACCGATATGAAAATATAACGACCTGTCCGGATGAGCTGCTGTTATTCTTCCACCATGTTCCTTATAAACATGTGCTGCATTCTGGCAAGACCGTCATTCAGCATATTTATGATACACACTTCAAGGGTGCGGAACAGGCACAAGCTTTAGCGGAAACCTGGAGACAGCTCGAAGGTAAAGTGGACCCGGAAATTTTCGAAACCGTAGCTCAGCGTCAGGACAATCAGGCCGAGCATGCCAAGGAATGGCGGGACATGATTAATACGTACTTCTATCGCAAGAGTGGTATTGAGGATGAGCAGGGACGAACCATTTATTAA
- a CDS encoding NAD(P)-dependent alcohol dehydrogenase — translation MGQHQLPQTMKAAVMTEPGRIFIEEQAVPKPAEDEVLIQVMAVGVCGSDVHYFEHGRIGRFVVEKPIILGHECAGIVAAVGSNVSRLKAGDRVAIEPGVTCGRCTACKEGRYNLCPDVQFLATPPVDGAFVQYMTIREDMVFPIPDHLSFEEAAMNEPFSVGIHAARRSKLAPGTTLAIMGMGPVGLMAVAAAKSFGVDKIIVTDLEEVRLEAARRMGATHTINVRNEDAQTVIRELTNGIGVDTAWETAGNPKALQSALYSLRRGGKLAIVGLPAQDEIALNVPSIADNEVDIYGIFRYANTYPAGIEFLSSGEHDVLSLITDRYSLDETQQAMERALHNKSGSLKVMVYPNGI, via the coding sequence ATGGGACAGCATCAATTACCCCAGACCATGAAAGCAGCTGTAATGACGGAACCAGGACGAATCTTCATCGAAGAACAGGCTGTACCGAAGCCTGCCGAGGACGAAGTTCTGATTCAGGTCATGGCAGTAGGTGTGTGCGGGTCGGATGTGCATTATTTTGAACACGGAAGAATCGGCAGATTTGTAGTGGAAAAGCCCATTATTCTGGGGCATGAATGTGCAGGTATTGTAGCTGCTGTAGGCTCGAACGTGTCACGCTTGAAGGCGGGTGACCGGGTTGCCATCGAGCCAGGCGTTACTTGTGGACGCTGCACGGCATGTAAGGAAGGACGATATAACCTGTGTCCAGATGTACAATTCCTTGCAACCCCGCCTGTTGACGGTGCATTTGTACAATACATGACCATTCGTGAGGATATGGTTTTTCCAATCCCGGATCATCTGTCCTTTGAGGAAGCTGCCATGAATGAGCCTTTTTCGGTAGGCATTCACGCTGCGCGTCGAAGTAAACTTGCTCCAGGAACCACGCTGGCGATCATGGGCATGGGTCCTGTAGGGCTGATGGCTGTCGCTGCTGCAAAATCATTTGGAGTCGACAAAATTATCGTTACGGACCTGGAGGAGGTTCGACTTGAAGCAGCTCGGCGTATGGGAGCCACGCATACGATTAATGTGAGAAACGAGGATGCACAGACAGTCATTCGAGAGTTAACGAATGGAATCGGTGTGGATACGGCCTGGGAAACTGCAGGGAATCCCAAAGCACTCCAATCTGCATTGTATTCACTGCGGCGGGGAGGTAAACTTGCCATTGTGGGCCTGCCAGCACAGGATGAGATTGCACTGAATGTTCCTTCTATCGCTGATAACGAGGTTGATATATACGGGATATTCCGCTATGCCAACACCTATCCAGCTGGAATTGAGTTCCTGAGCTCCGGTGAGCACGATGTATTGTCCTTGATCACGGATCGTTATTCACTGGATGAAACTCAACAAGCGATGGAACGTGCGCTTCACAATAAGAGCGGCAGTCTGAAAGTGATGGTCTATCCCAACGGCATTTAA
- a CDS encoding HPr family phosphocarrier protein, protein MRTHEFTIHSDFHRDDLMSISSQASRFASDISLSFVESEHEHRVDVKSLLGMALLPIRHGSIVRLQTRGRDELEALEYMLDVLEKGIT, encoded by the coding sequence GTGAGAACACATGAATTTACAATTCACTCTGATTTTCACCGGGATGATCTGATGTCTATATCTTCTCAAGCGTCACGTTTTGCCTCGGATATTTCATTGTCGTTTGTGGAGTCTGAGCATGAGCATCGTGTAGATGTCAAAAGCCTGCTTGGTATGGCGCTTCTTCCGATTCGTCATGGCAGTATAGTCAGATTGCAGACGCGAGGAAGAGATGAATTGGAGGCCCTGGAGTACATGCTGGATGTACTGGAGAAGGGGATAACTTAG
- a CDS encoding type B 50S ribosomal protein L31, producing MPKADIHPKTQTVIFYDASADYKFLSSSTKFSNETMEWEDGNSYPVIRVDTSSASHPFFTGKQRNVDIGGRVDKFNRKYNLKN from the coding sequence ATGCCAAAAGCTGATATCCATCCAAAGACACAAACGGTTATTTTTTACGATGCAAGTGCTGATTACAAATTCCTGAGCTCTTCGACTAAATTCTCGAACGAGACAATGGAATGGGAAGATGGCAACTCTTACCCTGTAATCCGTGTGGACACTAGTTCCGCATCCCACCCTTTCTTCACTGGTAAACAAAGAAACGTGGACATCGGTGGTCGTGTTGACAAGTTCAACCGTAAATACAACCTCAAAAACTAG
- a CDS encoding Dabb family protein — MSSITHMVTFTLYAGKDTAEAEAFLKESAEALAVIPGVENFQVLRQVSAKNEFDYSFSMVFADQAAYDAYNEHPVHRKYVEERWEKEVSRFQEIDLITHGI, encoded by the coding sequence ATGAGTAGCATTACACATATGGTTACGTTTACACTTTACGCTGGCAAGGATACGGCAGAGGCAGAAGCTTTTCTGAAGGAAAGTGCGGAAGCACTTGCAGTCATTCCGGGCGTGGAGAACTTTCAGGTACTGCGTCAGGTAAGCGCCAAAAATGAGTTTGACTACAGTTTCTCAATGGTTTTCGCCGATCAAGCAGCTTATGATGCTTACAATGAGCACCCGGTTCACCGCAAATACGTGGAGGAACGTTGGGAGAAGGAAGTTAGTCGTTTTCAGGAAATTGATCTGATTACTCACGGAATATGA
- a CDS encoding SDR family NAD(P)-dependent oxidoreductase, producing MQLDLTGKTALVTGSTGQLGRVIARTLARCGADLALHYINNETKALELKQEIEASGRQAVIVQGDITKQETAMQMRDQIQANLGVAGVDIVVANAVIQYEWTTVLEQSPEDYISQFESCVLQSVYLAKAFIPYMKEARGGRFIGINTECAMQNFATQSAYTAGKRGMDGLYRVLAKEVGEYQITVNQVAPGWTISDRDRNSEPGHDEGYTRTVPLKRRGEDQEIANAVAFLASDLSSFITGAYIPVSGGNVMPAI from the coding sequence ATGCAATTGGATCTTACAGGCAAGACCGCGCTGGTCACTGGCTCCACTGGACAACTCGGGAGAGTCATCGCCCGTACGCTGGCTCGTTGTGGTGCCGATCTCGCGCTGCATTACATAAACAATGAAACGAAAGCCCTCGAACTTAAACAGGAGATTGAGGCGAGTGGTAGACAGGCAGTTATCGTGCAAGGAGATATTACGAAACAGGAAACGGCTATGCAAATGCGGGATCAGATTCAGGCTAATCTTGGCGTCGCTGGGGTTGACATTGTGGTAGCTAATGCAGTCATTCAATATGAATGGACCACTGTGCTTGAACAATCTCCTGAAGACTACATCAGCCAGTTCGAATCTTGTGTGCTGCAGAGTGTGTATCTAGCCAAGGCATTCATTCCGTACATGAAGGAAGCTAGAGGCGGTCGATTTATCGGCATTAACACGGAATGTGCCATGCAGAACTTTGCAACACAATCGGCATATACCGCTGGGAAACGTGGGATGGACGGACTATATCGGGTGCTTGCCAAGGAAGTGGGAGAGTATCAGATTACCGTCAACCAAGTCGCTCCAGGCTGGACAATAAGCGATCGAGATCGTAACAGTGAGCCTGGGCATGATGAGGGTTACACGCGTACCGTTCCTTTGAAACGCAGGGGTGAAGATCAGGAGATCGCCAATGCGGTAGCCTTCTTGGCCTCGGATCTGTCCTCATTTATTACAGGTGCCTATATACCGGTAAGTGGTGGCAATGTGATGCCAGCTATTTGA
- the poxB gene encoding ubiquinone-dependent pyruvate dehydrogenase encodes MKKTIADVLVEALLNAGIKRIYGIVGDSLNAVLDSIRRSGKIEWIHVRHEEVAAFAAGADSQVSGSIAVCAGSSGPGNMHLINGLYDCHRNRVPVLALAAHIPSDEIGSDYFQSTHPEYLFQECSHYCEVITTAKQMPRSVTMALQTAVSRSGVSVIVLPGDVAGLEAASLPVPEHVYHVTQPVVHPSEQELRKLADYLNQDKKITLLCGAGCAGARESLMQLCDRLKSPMVIALRGKEYLEYDNPYSVGLTGLIGYSSGYHAMMDCDVLLMLGTDFPYRQFYPEDAIVLQVDIQSSHLGRRTKLDYGLCGDVKSTIEALMPLLTHEHHDKHLRKSVDHYLKVRKELDELAVGKPGKKPIHPQYLTKVISDAAGENAIFTCDVGTPTVWAARYLEMSTNRRLLGSFNHGTMANALPQAIGAQVANPGRQVISLSGDGGLAMLMGDLLTLKQHNLPVKVVVFNNGALSFVELEMKAAGFLESGTELVNPNFAMVAQAMGIEGIRVEDPAELEGAVERALQHDGPVLIDAVVNRQELSLPPKINIKQAEGFTLWMMKAVLNGRGDELIELAKTNLLR; translated from the coding sequence ATGAAAAAAACAATCGCAGATGTACTGGTTGAAGCATTACTAAATGCAGGAATTAAACGAATATATGGCATCGTGGGTGATTCTCTGAATGCCGTACTGGATTCTATCCGTCGGTCGGGAAAAATCGAGTGGATTCATGTTCGTCATGAAGAGGTCGCTGCATTTGCCGCTGGAGCTGATTCGCAGGTCAGTGGAAGTATCGCTGTCTGTGCTGGCAGCAGCGGGCCAGGAAACATGCATTTGATTAACGGCTTGTACGATTGTCACCGAAACCGTGTGCCGGTACTTGCTCTTGCTGCTCATATTCCTAGTGATGAGATCGGAAGCGACTATTTTCAATCGACTCATCCGGAATATCTCTTCCAAGAATGCAGTCATTATTGCGAGGTCATTACGACAGCTAAACAAATGCCTCGATCGGTCACGATGGCTTTGCAAACTGCGGTCTCGCGTTCAGGCGTATCCGTCATTGTTCTTCCAGGAGACGTGGCAGGTCTTGAGGCAGCGAGTCTGCCCGTTCCCGAGCACGTTTACCATGTGACACAGCCTGTGGTTCACCCTTCTGAGCAGGAATTGCGGAAATTGGCCGACTACCTGAATCAGGACAAAAAAATCACATTGCTCTGTGGTGCGGGATGTGCTGGTGCGCGGGAATCTCTCATGCAGCTGTGTGATCGTCTGAAATCCCCAATGGTTATTGCTTTGCGCGGTAAGGAGTATCTGGAGTATGACAATCCCTATTCCGTCGGCTTGACTGGCTTGATCGGGTACTCATCCGGTTATCATGCCATGATGGACTGTGATGTCTTGTTAATGCTTGGAACAGATTTTCCTTATCGTCAGTTCTATCCGGAGGATGCAATTGTTCTTCAGGTTGATATACAGTCATCACACCTTGGTCGGCGTACGAAGCTGGACTATGGGTTGTGTGGAGACGTCAAATCGACCATTGAGGCTTTGATGCCGTTACTGACACACGAGCATCACGACAAACATCTGCGCAAAAGTGTCGACCATTATCTGAAGGTACGTAAGGAGCTGGATGAACTTGCTGTAGGTAAACCTGGAAAGAAACCGATTCATCCGCAGTATCTAACCAAAGTCATCAGCGATGCTGCAGGAGAGAATGCCATTTTCACCTGTGATGTAGGTACTCCTACGGTATGGGCCGCACGCTACCTGGAGATGAGCACTAACCGAAGATTACTGGGTTCATTCAATCACGGTACCATGGCAAATGCACTTCCACAGGCGATAGGTGCACAGGTAGCGAATCCGGGAAGACAAGTGATCTCGCTGTCCGGAGATGGCGGGCTTGCGATGTTAATGGGAGACCTGCTAACGCTCAAACAGCATAATCTTCCGGTCAAAGTGGTCGTGTTCAACAACGGTGCGCTGAGCTTTGTGGAGCTGGAGATGAAGGCAGCAGGATTCCTTGAATCTGGCACTGAACTGGTGAATCCCAACTTCGCCATGGTTGCACAAGCGATGGGCATCGAGGGTATTCGGGTGGAAGACCCCGCAGAATTGGAGGGAGCGGTGGAGCGTGCACTTCAACATGATGGACCTGTTCTGATCGATGCGGTCGTGAACCGCCAGGAGCTGTCCTTACCTCCTAAGATTAATATCAAACAGGCAGAAGGGTTCACGTTGTGGATGATGAAGGCGGTGCTCAACGGGCGTGGCGATGAATTGATCGAGCTTGCCAAAACCAACTTGCTCAGATAA
- a CDS encoding SDR family NAD(P)-dependent oxidoreductase produces the protein MSHTGKVAIITGAGSGLGQAAALKLAEKGASIVVVDLVEETGLATVKQIEKLGAKAIFVQADVSKASEVENYVKKTVEEFGRIDMFFNNAGIAGPGIKLIEHTIEQFDQIIDINLRSVFYGLKYVITEMLKTGGGSILNTASTAGIVGVPAVAPYAATKHGVVGLTRTAAIEYGKDNIRVNAIAPGTIETPMVIQFGKDNPEVFKATVDSIPSGRLGKPEEIANLVAFLLGDEAPYINGAVYPIDGAVTAQ, from the coding sequence ATGAGTCACACAGGTAAAGTAGCCATTATTACCGGAGCAGGAAGTGGATTGGGTCAAGCAGCTGCACTGAAGCTGGCAGAGAAGGGCGCATCCATTGTGGTTGTTGATCTCGTCGAGGAGACTGGTTTAGCAACAGTGAAACAAATTGAGAAGCTCGGTGCCAAAGCCATTTTTGTACAGGCAGATGTTAGCAAGGCCAGTGAAGTTGAGAATTATGTCAAAAAAACAGTTGAAGAGTTCGGACGAATCGATATGTTCTTCAACAATGCAGGGATCGCAGGGCCTGGTATTAAACTCATCGAACACACCATTGAGCAGTTCGACCAGATTATCGATATTAACCTGAGAAGCGTATTTTATGGACTGAAATATGTCATCACCGAAATGCTGAAAACGGGTGGCGGTTCCATTCTGAACACAGCGTCAACAGCAGGTATTGTCGGTGTTCCCGCAGTTGCTCCTTACGCGGCTACCAAGCACGGCGTAGTTGGTTTGACTCGTACAGCCGCCATCGAGTACGGCAAAGACAATATTCGTGTCAATGCGATTGCACCAGGCACAATCGAGACGCCAATGGTCATTCAGTTCGGCAAGGACAATCCGGAAGTATTCAAAGCAACCGTGGACAGCATTCCGTCCGGACGTCTTGGTAAACCCGAAGAGATCGCGAATCTCGTTGCCTTCCTGCTCGGAGATGAAGCTCCTTATATCAATGGTGCTGTGTATCCGATTGACGGCGCAGTGACTGCCCAATAA